One window from the genome of Streptomyces sp. NBC_00708 encodes:
- a CDS encoding PQQ-binding-like beta-propeller repeat protein, giving the protein MFTRPRSSRKTARRFTLFAAAALATTLGMAPSNACAAQVDWSTGGHDLANSRSASAEHKITKDNASRLKAKWTYATHGDVSATPAVVGGAVYFPDWGGYLHKINAKTGKEIWSHKVSEYTGDAASVSRSSPTVVDGKVYIADWTKAVLMAVDAKTGNKIWTSEIDQQYKAVLTQSPVVHDGVIYQGVSSRESEGAYDPSYPCCTFRGSVNAVSAKTGKVLWRQFTTPDNGGKTGGYSGVAVWGTPALDPSTHTVYFTTGNNYTVPKEVSDCQTAGGTPAQCYQEDNYVDTVLALDMTTGRIKWHTGAKRFDAWNTGCLPGLPPNNCPPNPGYDYDFGDGAHLFTIKDARGRARKVIGAGEKSGEYWLMDATSGEVVWSAAAGPGGHVGGIEWGTANDDKRIYIAEANFNKLDYPMADGTVTNRSSFAALDPQTGKIIWQVADRTDGFAWGALTAANGVVFGGSTSGHMYAFDAATGAYLWEFTAPYSSNAGPAVVDGTVYWGNGYARFADGAGTTGSSTEGTFYAFTVDGK; this is encoded by the coding sequence ATGTTCACGAGACCCCGGTCGTCGCGTAAGACGGCCCGCAGGTTCACCCTGTTCGCCGCCGCGGCGTTGGCGACCACGCTCGGTATGGCCCCCTCCAACGCGTGCGCGGCGCAGGTCGACTGGTCGACCGGCGGCCACGACCTGGCCAACAGCCGTTCCGCCTCGGCGGAGCACAAGATCACCAAGGACAACGCGAGCCGGCTGAAGGCCAAGTGGACGTACGCCACCCACGGCGACGTGTCGGCGACCCCGGCGGTGGTGGGCGGGGCGGTGTACTTCCCCGACTGGGGCGGCTACCTGCACAAGATCAACGCCAAGACGGGCAAGGAGATCTGGTCGCACAAGGTCTCCGAGTACACCGGCGACGCGGCGTCCGTCTCCCGGTCCAGCCCGACCGTCGTGGACGGCAAGGTCTACATAGCGGACTGGACCAAGGCCGTCCTGATGGCCGTGGACGCGAAGACCGGAAACAAGATCTGGACCAGCGAGATCGACCAGCAGTACAAGGCCGTGCTCACGCAGTCCCCGGTCGTCCACGACGGCGTCATCTACCAGGGCGTCTCCTCGCGCGAGTCCGAGGGCGCCTACGACCCCTCGTACCCCTGCTGCACCTTCCGGGGCAGCGTGAACGCCGTGTCGGCGAAGACTGGCAAGGTGCTGTGGCGGCAGTTCACCACCCCGGACAACGGCGGGAAGACGGGCGGCTACAGCGGTGTCGCCGTGTGGGGCACCCCGGCCCTGGACCCGTCGACCCACACGGTGTACTTCACCACCGGCAACAACTACACCGTGCCGAAGGAGGTCTCCGACTGCCAGACGGCCGGCGGCACCCCCGCGCAGTGCTACCAGGAGGACAACTACGTCGACACGGTCCTGGCCCTGGACATGACCACGGGCCGGATCAAGTGGCACACCGGCGCCAAGCGGTTCGACGCCTGGAACACCGGCTGCCTGCCGGGGCTCCCGCCGAACAACTGCCCGCCGAACCCGGGCTACGACTACGACTTCGGTGACGGCGCCCACCTGTTCACCATCAAGGACGCGAGGGGCCGCGCGCGCAAGGTGATCGGCGCCGGTGAGAAGAGCGGCGAGTACTGGCTGATGGACGCCACCAGCGGCGAGGTCGTCTGGAGCGCGGCGGCCGGTCCCGGCGGACACGTCGGCGGCATCGAGTGGGGCACCGCCAACGACGACAAGCGGATCTACATCGCCGAGGCCAACTTCAACAAGCTGGACTACCCGATGGCCGACGGCACCGTCACCAACCGCAGCTCGTTCGCCGCGCTCGACCCGCAGACCGGCAAGATCATCTGGCAGGTCGCGGACCGCACCGACGGCTTCGCCTGGGGCGCCCTGACCGCCGCCAACGGCGTCGTCTTCGGCGGCTCCACCAGCGGCCACATGTACGCGTTCGACGCGGCCACGGGCGCGTACCTGTGGGAGTTCACCGCGCCGTACTCCTCCAACGCGGGCCCGGCCGTCGTCGACGGCACGGTCTACTGGGGCAACGGCTACGCCCGGTTCGCCGACGGCGCCGGCACCACCGGCAGCAGCACCGAGGGCACGTTCTACGCCTTCACGGTGGACGGCAAGTAA
- a CDS encoding ACP S-malonyltransferase has product MDTHTEPAEATRTAIVFPGMQPTAFSEVSRFMLVNPYARELYALADDTLGYRLADRYQETEGDYSLYGQISFVVNCLALARWAGERLEIDPSHVTGPSFGARAAAVYSGVLDFTDAVTMTARLAGTMEEYFAREHPALVTQSMARVPQEGVQELRRELEERGEWSDIACVVDHDFTMLTVHESVLDWLQRRIRSLGGMAMYTMKPPMHSYLFDGLRGRVDEEIFAGLTWSDPRLPVIADQDGRTVTTGAGVREMLLDGFVRTVRWPDVVAALRAAGVGRLCVSGADGLFTRVACTTRNFTVLPVTPRSAMRPARRRMPVAA; this is encoded by the coding sequence ATGGACACTCACACCGAACCCGCAGAGGCGACGCGGACGGCGATCGTCTTCCCCGGGATGCAGCCGACGGCCTTCTCCGAGGTCTCCCGGTTCATGCTGGTCAACCCGTACGCGCGCGAGCTGTACGCGCTCGCCGACGACACCCTCGGCTACCGGCTGGCCGACCGCTATCAGGAGACCGAGGGCGACTACTCGCTCTACGGGCAGATCTCCTTCGTGGTGAACTGCCTGGCCCTGGCGCGCTGGGCCGGTGAACGGCTGGAGATCGACCCGTCCCATGTGACCGGGCCGAGCTTCGGCGCCCGCGCCGCCGCCGTGTACTCCGGGGTCCTGGACTTCACCGACGCCGTGACGATGACGGCCCGGCTGGCCGGGACGATGGAGGAGTACTTCGCCCGGGAGCACCCCGCCCTGGTCACCCAGTCGATGGCCCGGGTGCCGCAGGAGGGGGTTCAGGAGCTGCGCCGGGAGCTGGAGGAGCGCGGCGAGTGGAGCGACATCGCCTGCGTCGTCGATCACGACTTCACGATGCTCACCGTCCATGAGTCGGTCCTGGACTGGCTCCAGCGCCGTATCCGCTCGCTGGGCGGGATGGCGATGTACACGATGAAGCCGCCGATGCACTCGTACCTCTTCGACGGGCTGCGCGGCCGGGTCGACGAGGAGATCTTCGCGGGGCTGACCTGGTCGGACCCGCGGCTTCCGGTGATCGCGGACCAGGACGGCCGTACGGTGACGACGGGCGCGGGCGTGCGGGAGATGCTGCTCGACGGCTTTGTGCGCACGGTGCGCTGGCCGGACGTGGTGGCCGCGCTGAGGGCGGCGGGCGTGGGCCGGCTCTGTGTGTCCGGGGCGGACGGGCTGTTCACCCGGGTCGCGTGCACCACGCGGAACTTCACGGTGCTCCCGGTGACGCCCCGCTCCGCGATGCGGCCGGCCCGGCGCCGGATGCCGGTGGCGGCCTGA